The Deltaproteobacteria bacterium genome window below encodes:
- a CDS encoding (2Fe-2S)-binding protein, producing MDKKIKFRVNGTEHELEVPTNRLLVDMLRYDLGLTGTKEGCSVGVCGACTVLIDGEMVSSCLALAVFADGSDVTTVEGLAQDGELHPVQQSFIRYGGFQCGICTPGQVVAAKALLDQNPRPNEEEIKDWMMGNLCRCTGYYKIIESIEKAHEFAK from the coding sequence ATGGACAAGAAGATCAAGTTTCGCGTCAACGGGACGGAGCACGAGCTTGAGGTGCCCACCAACCGGCTGTTGGTGGACATGCTCCGCTACGACCTGGGCCTCACGGGAACCAAGGAAGGGTGCAGCGTGGGTGTTTGCGGCGCGTGCACGGTGCTCATCGACGGTGAGATGGTGAGTTCGTGCCTGGCCCTGGCGGTGTTCGCCGACGGCAGTGACGTCACGACGGTGGAGGGACTCGCCCAGGACGGCGAGCTTCATCCGGTGCAGCAGAGCTTCATCCGCTACGGCGGTTTCCAGTGCGGCATCTGCACCCCCGGCCAAGTGGTGGCGGCCAAGGCGCTGCTGGACCAGAACCCCCGGCCCAACGAGGAAGAGATCAAGGACTGGATGATGGGCAACCTGTGCCGTTGCACCGGCTACTACAAGATCATCGAGTCCATCGAGAAGGCGCACGAGTTCGCCAAGTAG
- a CDS encoding SRPBCC family protein: protein MKFSQSATVPAGREPLWQLLMDIPRVATCLPGVQDVEQVDGETYQGTLKVRVGPISLSLQGKIVLEEKDETAWRAALRAEAEDRRVAGAMRGKSTMELKELSAGETELTVETDVNILGKIGEFGQPIIRKKADQMLNTFINNIKKELAAN from the coding sequence GTGAAATTCAGTCAAAGCGCAACCGTGCCCGCGGGCCGCGAGCCCCTGTGGCAGCTTCTCATGGACATCCCCAGGGTGGCCACCTGCCTCCCCGGCGTCCAGGACGTCGAGCAGGTGGACGGCGAGACCTACCAGGGCACCCTGAAGGTCCGGGTCGGGCCCATTTCGTTGAGCCTGCAGGGCAAGATCGTGCTGGAGGAGAAGGACGAGACGGCCTGGCGCGCCGCGCTCCGGGCCGAGGCCGAGGACCGGCGTGTGGCCGGCGCCATGCGCGGCAAGTCCACCATGGAGCTCAAGGAGCTGAGCGCCGGCGAGACCGAGCTGACCGTGGAGACCGACGTCAACATCCTCGGCAAGATCGGCGAGTTCGGCCAGCCCATCATCCGCAAGAAGGCCGACCAGATGCTCAACACCTTCATCAACAACATCAAGAAGGAGCTGGCGGCGAACTAG
- a CDS encoding thiazole synthase, with product MTQSTQASKAATPDCFRLAGKEYRSRLIVGTGKYKDFEETRKAIETSGAEIVTVAVRRVNITDPDQANLLDYLDPKKFTILPNTAGCYTPEEAVRTCRLAREAGVGDMVKLEVIGDDKTLFPDIPGTLEAARLLIEDGFTVLPYISDDVVTAKKLEDMGCAAVMPLAAPIGSGLGIRNPYNIRIIQEHVSIPVIVDAGVGTASDAAIVMEMGCDGVLMNTAIAGAKDPVLMADAMRQAVEAGRKAFLAGRIPMKLYATASSPIEGLLT from the coding sequence ATGACCCAATCCACGCAAGCCTCGAAAGCGGCGACGCCCGACTGCTTCCGCCTCGCCGGCAAGGAATACCGCTCGCGCCTCATCGTCGGCACCGGCAAGTACAAGGACTTCGAGGAGACCCGCAAGGCCATCGAGACCTCCGGCGCGGAGATCGTCACCGTCGCGGTGCGGCGGGTCAACATCACCGACCCGGATCAGGCAAACCTGCTCGACTACCTCGACCCCAAGAAGTTCACGATCCTGCCCAACACCGCCGGTTGCTACACGCCGGAAGAAGCCGTGCGCACCTGCCGCCTGGCGCGCGAGGCGGGGGTCGGCGACATGGTCAAGCTCGAGGTCATCGGCGACGACAAGACCCTGTTCCCGGACATCCCCGGCACTCTGGAGGCCGCGCGCCTGCTCATCGAGGACGGCTTCACCGTGCTGCCGTACATCAGCGACGACGTGGTCACCGCCAAGAAGCTCGAGGACATGGGCTGCGCCGCGGTCATGCCTCTCGCGGCGCCCATCGGCTCGGGCCTCGGCATCCGCAACCCCTACAACATCCGCATCATCCAGGAACACGTGTCCATCCCGGTGATCGTGGACGCCGGCGTGGGCACCGCCTCCGACGCCGCCATCGTCATGGAGATGGGCTGCGACGGCGTGCTCATGAACACCGCCATCGCCGGCGCCAAGGACCCCGTGCTCATGGCCGATGCCATGAGGCAGGCCGTGGAGGCCGGCCGCAAGGCCTTCCTGGCCGGGCGCATTCCCATGAAGCTTTACGCCACCGCATCCAGTCCCATCGAGGGACTGCTCACCTGA
- a CDS encoding xanthine dehydrogenase family protein subunit M — protein MIAFDYRTPGSLEEAYADLKEAGSDGKIIAGGTALVIMMKQQLLQPSCVISLRNVSGLSEISENNGSVRIGGLVSHAHLDASDVVQGKLPVLGATYHHVATQRVRTMATVGGGLAHADPNQDPPPTFIALGASFELGSAGGSRSVAAEDFFSDYYETVLEPEEIVTGVSVPLMAANSGAAYLKFLPRSADDYATVSAAAVVTLDAAKSTIQDVRIAMGSVNTTPVRATASEDVLRGQPVKAEGLREAGEKAKEHTDPVSDFRGSGSYKTQMAAVFVRRALEAAIADAS, from the coding sequence ATGATCGCTTTTGACTACCGCACTCCGGGGAGCCTGGAAGAGGCCTACGCGGACCTCAAGGAAGCCGGTTCCGACGGCAAGATCATCGCCGGCGGCACCGCGCTCGTGATCATGATGAAGCAGCAGCTCCTGCAGCCGAGCTGCGTCATCAGCCTGCGCAACGTGTCCGGGTTGAGCGAAATATCGGAGAACAATGGCAGCGTGCGCATCGGCGGCCTCGTGAGCCACGCCCATCTGGACGCGTCGGACGTGGTCCAGGGCAAGCTCCCGGTGCTGGGCGCCACCTACCACCACGTGGCCACGCAGCGGGTTCGCACCATGGCTACCGTGGGCGGGGGCCTGGCCCACGCCGATCCCAACCAGGACCCGCCGCCGACCTTCATCGCCCTGGGCGCCAGCTTCGAGCTGGGTTCCGCGGGCGGCAGCCGCTCGGTGGCGGCCGAGGACTTCTTCAGCGACTACTACGAGACCGTGCTGGAGCCGGAGGAGATCGTGACCGGCGTGAGCGTGCCGCTCATGGCGGCCAACAGTGGCGCCGCCTACCTCAAGTTCCTGCCGCGCTCGGCCGACGACTACGCCACCGTCAGCGCGGCCGCGGTGGTGACGCTGGACGCCGCCAAGAGCACCATCCAGGACGTGCGCATCGCCATGGGCAGCGTTAACACCACGCCCGTGCGCGCCACGGCTTCCGAGGACGTGCTTCGCGGACAGCCGGTGAAGGCCGAGGGCCTGCGCGAAGCCGGCGAGAAGGCCAAGGAGCACACCGACCCGGTGAGCGACTTCCGCGGCTCGGGCTCCTACAAGACACAGATGGCCGCGGTGTTCGTCCGGCGCGCGCTTGAAGCCGCCATCGCCGACGCATCCTGA
- the thiE gene encoding thiamine phosphate synthase has product MRTIDFDLYLVTDRNTTAGRELLWVLEEALEGGVRAVQLREKDLEARALLELARRVNALCHRYGAELFVNDRVDVALAADAAGVHLAANSLPVKVARELLGPDRKMGVSTHSVEEARAAAGAGADLIVFGPVYPTPSKLAFGAPQGPAALKAVTDATFVPVFAIGGVKQQHLPEIKAHGTARIALISAIAEAPDPRTAARDMLAALRA; this is encoded by the coding sequence GTGCGCACCATCGATTTCGACCTGTATCTCGTCACCGACCGCAACACCACGGCGGGGCGTGAGCTGTTGTGGGTGCTGGAAGAGGCCCTGGAGGGAGGCGTCCGCGCCGTCCAGCTCCGGGAGAAGGACCTGGAGGCGCGTGCGCTCCTGGAGTTGGCGCGGAGGGTGAATGCGCTGTGCCACCGCTACGGCGCCGAGCTCTTCGTCAACGACCGCGTCGACGTGGCCCTGGCCGCGGACGCCGCCGGCGTGCACTTGGCCGCCAACTCCCTGCCCGTGAAAGTCGCACGGGAACTGCTCGGCCCTGACCGGAAGATGGGCGTCTCCACCCATTCCGTGGAGGAAGCGCGAGCCGCCGCGGGAGCCGGCGCCGACCTCATCGTCTTCGGCCCCGTCTACCCCACCCCATCCAAGCTCGCCTTCGGCGCTCCCCAGGGTCCCGCCGCCCTCAAGGCCGTCACCGACGCCACCTTCGTCCCGGTCTTCGCCATCGGCGGCGTCAAGCAGCAGCACCTGCCCGAGATCAAGGCCCACGGCACCGCGCGCATCGCCCTCATCTCCGCCATCGCCGAAGCCCCCGACCCCCGGACCGCGGCCCGGGACATGCTCGCCGCGCTGCGGGCGTGA
- the thiS gene encoding sulfur carrier protein ThiS, with the protein MVIQVNGKDSEVAPDISVAQLLEHLEIRPGRVVVELNAEVVARDAHGDTQLKEGDEVEIVHFVGGG; encoded by the coding sequence GTGGTAATCCAAGTCAACGGCAAGGACAGCGAAGTCGCGCCCGACATCAGCGTCGCCCAGCTCCTGGAACATCTGGAGATCCGGCCCGGGCGCGTGGTGGTGGAACTCAACGCCGAGGTCGTTGCACGCGACGCGCACGGCGACACGCAATTGAAGGAAGGTGACGAGGTGGAAATCGTCCACTTCGTCGGTGGCGGCTAG
- the holA gene encoding DNA polymerase III subunit delta — translation MAQDLEALLQALRDGKGLGIMLVHGDEYRVRGASRAILEHLAPGDGASLAVSRFDARAASWGDIEAALMTPSLFAPACTVVAEYVPWFAPPERKGDGGNEPTSGSGKPKAEETERIVELLERGLPHGARLLLLAPQVDKRGRAYKQLSRQGCVLDLSVERDRSGRIRREALAAFLDQHLRRARKRIETEAREMVLSRCGNELWIVHQELEKLILYAGDADTVVAADVEEIFTDQSESWVFDLTDALGQRDALRALGFLRRLMAGGDYPLMMLGAIASHVRRLLSARQLLDRELAAVWRRHMSYAEFQNRVPADTEGLPTKSPYANFLTLQRAEKFTLPELRTFLRVLQDTDARLKSSGHQPQAAMERLILEMCRP, via the coding sequence ATGGCGCAAGACTTGGAAGCGCTGCTGCAGGCCCTTCGCGACGGCAAGGGGCTTGGGATCATGCTGGTTCACGGAGACGAGTATCGTGTCCGGGGAGCGAGCCGCGCGATCCTGGAACACCTGGCCCCCGGCGATGGCGCAAGCCTCGCCGTCTCCCGGTTCGACGCCCGCGCCGCCTCGTGGGGCGACATCGAGGCTGCCCTCATGACCCCGTCACTCTTCGCTCCCGCCTGCACGGTGGTGGCTGAGTACGTTCCCTGGTTCGCTCCTCCAGAGCGCAAGGGAGACGGGGGGAACGAGCCGACGTCCGGTTCCGGCAAGCCCAAGGCCGAAGAAACGGAGCGGATCGTTGAACTCCTCGAACGCGGCCTGCCCCACGGCGCGCGCCTGCTGCTGTTGGCTCCCCAGGTGGACAAGCGCGGCCGCGCCTACAAGCAGTTGAGCCGCCAGGGGTGCGTCCTCGACCTGTCGGTGGAACGCGACCGCAGCGGACGCATCCGCCGGGAGGCGCTGGCGGCGTTTCTCGATCAGCATCTGCGGAGGGCGCGCAAGCGCATCGAGACCGAGGCTCGCGAGATGGTGCTGTCCCGATGCGGCAACGAGCTCTGGATCGTGCACCAGGAGCTCGAGAAGCTGATCCTCTACGCCGGTGACGCGGATACGGTGGTTGCCGCCGACGTCGAGGAAATCTTCACGGACCAGTCCGAGAGCTGGGTGTTCGATCTCACCGACGCCCTGGGGCAGCGGGACGCGCTTCGGGCCCTGGGTTTTCTGCGCCGCCTGATGGCCGGTGGCGATTACCCGCTGATGATGCTCGGCGCCATCGCGAGCCATGTGCGGCGCCTCCTGAGCGCGCGCCAACTGCTCGACCGCGAGCTGGCCGCGGTCTGGCGCCGGCACATGTCCTACGCGGAGTTCCAGAACCGGGTCCCGGCAGACACCGAAGGACTCCCCACCAAGAGCCCCTACGCCAATTTCCTGACCTTGCAGCGCGCGGAGAAGTTCACCTTGCCCGAGCTCAGGACCTTTCTCAGGGTGCTCCAGGACACCGACGCCCGCCTCAAGTCCTCCGGCCACCAGCCCCAGGCCGCCATGGAGAGGCTGATCCTGGAAATGTGCCGGCCGTAG
- a CDS encoding fumarylacetoacetate hydrolase family protein yields the protein MRFVTYNFQSKARLGLMTGDDQIIDLQEVAKRYLPGDTAAYLGSMQSFVEAGAKAVNTAKKAARYVEDLDTKGTRRLAQAGILMKRNRVRLLSPIPAPRKNVICLGVNYQEHIDEGARARGIQFNTPEVPVFFTKPATAVIGDQGKVLAHSVTNRIDWEVELAVVIGRKGRNIPAAKANDYIFGYTVCLDMTARDLQRRHLQWWKGKSLDTFCPLGPSIVHKSTMPDPKNIRLQCRVNGETMQDGNTRDMIFDVPTTIEHLSAGLTLEPGDIISTGTPSGVGFARTPPIFLNVGDTVEGEVEGIGVLEVKIAAAR from the coding sequence ATGCGTTTCGTGACTTACAATTTTCAGAGCAAGGCCCGTCTGGGCTTGATGACCGGAGACGATCAGATCATCGATCTCCAGGAAGTCGCCAAACGCTACTTGCCCGGCGACACCGCCGCCTATTTGGGCAGCATGCAGTCGTTCGTCGAGGCCGGCGCCAAGGCCGTCAACACCGCCAAGAAGGCCGCCCGCTACGTCGAGGACCTCGATACCAAGGGCACCCGCAGGCTCGCCCAGGCCGGCATCCTGATGAAGCGCAACCGCGTGAGGCTGCTGTCGCCGATCCCCGCTCCGCGAAAGAACGTCATCTGTCTGGGAGTCAACTATCAAGAGCACATCGACGAGGGCGCGCGCGCGCGCGGCATCCAGTTCAACACGCCCGAGGTGCCGGTGTTCTTCACCAAGCCGGCCACCGCGGTCATCGGCGACCAGGGCAAGGTGCTCGCGCACTCCGTCACCAACAGGATCGACTGGGAGGTGGAGCTGGCCGTGGTGATCGGCCGCAAGGGCCGGAACATCCCCGCCGCCAAGGCCAACGACTACATCTTCGGCTATACGGTGTGCCTGGACATGACCGCCCGCGACCTGCAGCGCCGCCACCTCCAGTGGTGGAAGGGCAAGTCCCTCGACACCTTCTGCCCGCTGGGACCCAGCATCGTGCACAAGAGCACCATGCCCGACCCCAAGAACATCCGGCTCCAGTGCCGCGTGAACGGCGAGACCATGCAGGACGGCAACACGCGGGACATGATCTTCGACGTCCCCACGACCATCGAGCATCTGTCCGCCGGCCTCACCCTGGAACCCGGCGACATCATCAGCACCGGAACGCCGTCGGGCGTAGGCTTCGCCCGGACTCCACCCATCTTCCTCAACGTCGGCGACACGGTGGAAGGCGAGGTGGAAGGCATCGGCGTGCTGGAGGTGAAGATCGCCGCCGCGCGCTAA